GCAGATGAAACATTTGAAATTTTAATGGGGGATAAAGTAGAGCCACGTCGTAACTTTATCCAAGAAAATGCAAAATACGTGAAAAACCTTGATATTTAAATGAGTAATGACAGGAATCTGAGTATTCCTGTCTTCTACATATAAATCAATGTATGTGTAACGGAAATGTAAGAGGAGGTGCTCGTTGATGTCAGACAATCAACAACAAGCACGAATTCGAGAAATTAATATTAGCCATGAAATGCGTACCTCATTTTTAGATTACGCAATGAGTGTTATCGTATCTCGTGCATTACCAGATGTTCGTGATGGATTAAAACCTGTGCATCGTAGGGTTTTATATGCGATGAATGATTTAGGAATTACGGCTGATAAAGCGTATAAGAAATCAGCACGTATTGTTGGTGAAGTAATTGGTAAGTATCACCCACATGGTGATTCAGCTGTTTATGAAACGATGGTACGTATGGCCCAAGATTTCAGTCAACGTTATATGCTTGTTGATGGGCATGGTAACTTTGGATCTGTCGATGGAGATTCAGCGGCAGCAATGCGTTATACAGAAGCAAAAATGTCTAAAATATCTATGGAATTAATACGTGATATTTCAAAAAATACAATTGATTATCAAGATAACTATGATGGTTCTGAAAGAGAACCGATTGTATTGCCAGCACGTTTTCCTAACTTACTAGTAAATGGTACGACAGGTATTGCGGTTGGTATGGCAACGAATATTCCGCCACATCAACTTGGTGAAGTAATTGATGGCGTATTGGCATTAAGTCATAATCCTGATATTACTATTGCAGAATTAATGGAGTTCATTCCAGGTCCAGATTTCCCAACAGCAGGTTTAATTTTAGGAAGAAGTGGTATTCGTAGAGCTTATGAAACAGGACGCGGATCTATCATACTTCGTGCTAAAGTTGAAATTGAAGAGAAGTCAAATGGTAAACAATCTATTATCGTAACGGAACTACCTTATCAAGTGAATAAGGCGCGATTAATTGAAAAAATTGCAGAATTAGTTCGCGATAAGAAAATAGAAGGTATTACAGATTTACGCGATGAATCAGATCGAAATGGTATGCGTATTGTTATGGAAGTACGTCGTGATGCAAATGCCAATGTACTATTAAATAATTTATATAAACATACAGCACTTCAAACAAGTTTCGGTATTAACATGCTGTCTCTTGTAAATGGGGAGCCACAAGTACTGAACTTAAAACAAAATTTATATCATTACTTGGAACATCAAAAGGTAGTAATTCGTAGACGTACTGCTTATGAGCTAGAAAAAGCAGAAGCGCGTGCTCATATTTTAGAAGGGTTACGAATTGCTTTAGATCACCTTGATGAAGTTATTACATTAATTCGTAGTTCGAAAACAGCGGAAATTGCAAAGCAAGGTTTAATGGAACGTTTCGGCTTAAGTGAAAAACAAGCACAAGCTATTTTAGATATGCGTCTGCAACGCTTAACAGGATTAGAACGCGAAAAAATCGAACAAGAATATCAAGAATTAATGAAGTTAATTGCAGAATTAAAAGCAATCTTAGCGGATGAAGAAAAGGTTCTTGAGATTATTCGTGAAGAATTAACGGAAGTAAAAGAGCGCTTCAATGATAAGAGACGTACAGAAATTACAATTGGTGGTATGGAGTCTATTGAAGATGAAGACTTAATTCCAGAACAAAACATCGCTATTACATTAACTCATAATGGTTATATTAAGAGGTTGCCAGCTTCTACGTACAAAACACAGAACCGTGGTGGACGTGGTGTACAAGGAATGGGAACAAATGATGATGATTTTGTAGAGCATTTATTAACTACTTCTACGCATGATCATATTTTATTCTTCACTAATAAGGGTAAAGTATACCGTACGAAAGGATATGAAATCCCAGAGTATAGTCGTACAGCAAAAGGTATACCTATTATTAACCTATTAGGTGTAGATAAGGGCGAATGGATTAACGCCATTATTCCGATTCGTGAATTTGGCGACGATGAATTCTTATTCTTCACAACAAAACAAGGTATCTCTAAGAGAACACCACTTTCATCATTTGCAAATATACGTACAAATGGTTTAATTGCAATCTCTCTTCGTGAAGAGGATGAAGTAATATCTGTACGTTTAACATCTGGTGATAAGGATATTATTGTAGGAACAAGCAATGGTATGTTAATTCGCTTTAACGAGCAAGATGTGCGTTCTATGGGACGTAATGCGGCTGGTGTAAAAGCAATTACATTAGGTGACGAAGATCAAGTTGTAGGTATGGAAATTGTCGAAGAGGATGTAAATGTTTTAATCGTAACTAAGAATGGTTATGGAAAACGTACACCAATTGATGAATACCGTCTACAAAGCCGTGGTGGTAAAGGTCTTAAGACTTGTAATATTACAGATAAAAACGGTAAATTAGTAGCTGTTAAATCTGTAACAGGTGAAGAAGATATCATGTTAATTACAGCTGCAGGTGTTATTATTCGTATGCCAGTTGATCAAATCTCTCAAATGGGACGTAATACACAAGGTGTTCGTCTAATTCGATTAGAGGATGAGCAAGAGGTAGCAACAGTAGCAAAAGCACAAAAAGATGATGAGGAAGAAACGAGCGAAGAGGTTTCTTCAGAAGAATAAGAGGGGGGATATCTCCCCTCTTTATTTTTTTATAATAATACTTGCATAGGAGAGAGAAAGCCTATATAATAGGCAGAGTCAGCAAATGAGAGATACAAGTTATCGAAAAAAACTTGTTGACGAAAATAATATACTATGATATATTATAAAAGTCGCTGAAACGCGATGTTGAACTTTGAAAACTAAACGAAACAAATAACGTGAAACGTCAATTTTTATTTTAGATGCTAGACAAACTAACTTTATTGGAGAGTTTGATCCTGGCTCAGGATGAACGCTGGCGGCGTGCCTAATACATGCAAGTCGAGCGAATGGATTAAGAGCTTGCTCTTATGAAGTTAGCGGCGGACGGGTGAGTAACACGTGGGTAACCTGCCCATAAGACTGGGATAACTCCGGGAAACCGGGGCTAATACCGGATAACATTTTGAACTGCATGGTTCGAAATTGAAAGGCGGCTTCGGCTGTCACTTATGGATGGACCCGCGTCGCATTAGCTAGTTGGTGAGGTAACGGCTCACCAAGGCAACGATGCGTAGCCGACCTGAGAGGGTGATCGGCCACACTGGGACTGAGACACGGCCCAGACTCCTACGGGAGGCAGCAGTAGGGAATCTTCCGCAATGGACGAAAGTCTGACGGAGCAACGCCGCGTGAGTGATGAAGGCTTTCGGGTCGTAAAACTCTGTTGTTAGGGAAGAACAAGTGCTAGTTGAATAAGCTGGCACCTTGACGGTACCTAACCAGAAAGCCACGGCTAACTACGTGCCAGCAGCCGCGGTAATACGTAGGTGGCAAGCGTTATCCGGAATTATTGGGCGTAAAGCGCGCGCAGGTGGTTTCTTAAGTCTGATGTGAAAGCCCACGGCTCAACCGTGGAGGGTCATTGGAAACTGGGAGACTTGAGTGCAGAAGAGGAAAGTGGAATTCCATGTGTAGCGGTGAAATGCGTAGAGATATGGAGGAACACCAGTGGCGAAGGCGACTTTCTGGTCTGTAACTGACACTGAGGCGCGAAAGCGTGGGGAGCAAACAGGATTAGATACCCTGGTAGTCCACGCCGTAAACGATGAGTGCTAAGTGTTAGAGGGTTTCCGCCCTTTAGTGCTGAAGTTAACGCATTAAGCACTCCGCCTGGGGAGTACGGCCGCAAGGCTGAAACTCAAAGGAATTGACGGGGGCCCGCACAAGCGGTGGAGCATGTGGTTTAATTCGAAGCAACGCGAAGAACCTTACCAGGTCTTGACATCCTCTGACAACCCTAGAGATAGGGCTTCTCCTTCGGGAGCAGAGTGACAGGTGGTGCATGGTTGTCGTCAGCTCGTGTCGTGAGATGTTGGGTTAAGTCCCGCAACGAGCGCAACCCTTGATCTTAGTTGCCATCATTTAGTTGGGCACTCTAAGGTGACTGCCGGTGACAAACCGGAGGAAGGTGG
This Bacillus paramycoides DNA region includes the following protein-coding sequences:
- the gyrA gene encoding DNA gyrase subunit A, which gives rise to MSDNQQQARIREINISHEMRTSFLDYAMSVIVSRALPDVRDGLKPVHRRVLYAMNDLGITADKAYKKSARIVGEVIGKYHPHGDSAVYETMVRMAQDFSQRYMLVDGHGNFGSVDGDSAAAMRYTEAKMSKISMELIRDISKNTIDYQDNYDGSEREPIVLPARFPNLLVNGTTGIAVGMATNIPPHQLGEVIDGVLALSHNPDITIAELMEFIPGPDFPTAGLILGRSGIRRAYETGRGSIILRAKVEIEEKSNGKQSIIVTELPYQVNKARLIEKIAELVRDKKIEGITDLRDESDRNGMRIVMEVRRDANANVLLNNLYKHTALQTSFGINMLSLVNGEPQVLNLKQNLYHYLEHQKVVIRRRTAYELEKAEARAHILEGLRIALDHLDEVITLIRSSKTAEIAKQGLMERFGLSEKQAQAILDMRLQRLTGLEREKIEQEYQELMKLIAELKAILADEEKVLEIIREELTEVKERFNDKRRTEITIGGMESIEDEDLIPEQNIAITLTHNGYIKRLPASTYKTQNRGGRGVQGMGTNDDDFVEHLLTTSTHDHILFFTNKGKVYRTKGYEIPEYSRTAKGIPIINLLGVDKGEWINAIIPIREFGDDEFLFFTTKQGISKRTPLSSFANIRTNGLIAISLREEDEVISVRLTSGDKDIIVGTSNGMLIRFNEQDVRSMGRNAAGVKAITLGDEDQVVGMEIVEEDVNVLIVTKNGYGKRTPIDEYRLQSRGGKGLKTCNITDKNGKLVAVKSVTGEEDIMLITAAGVIIRMPVDQISQMGRNTQGVRLIRLEDEQEVATVAKAQKDDEEETSEEVSSEE